The stretch of DNA TACAAGATGCATCCCCAATACTATACCATACCGGTTCCTCAAaaacaaaaatacatggaaaacttttgatgtatAAGACATATATCCCCTGATACTCTACCGGTTCCTCGAAAACTACAAGGGGGAACGAGCCTTTTCCTGTTTATAGAGCCCTAAAGTACAATCTACAGACTGGATAGAATGAAAGAATGCGAACCATGGCCATAAGGATCACTAAGCATCTCAAGTTGGTCAAAATTATTCTGCTGCCCTTGGTGACCTCAGAGGGAGGCCTTCAGCAGCGGATCTAAGAGGAATTCCTTCAGACGCATAGCCGTTTTCATCACCATGTTTCGGAATCCTGATAGGCAGAGTCGGTGGGAGACCTATAATGCCAGAAAGTTAGAAGTTACCAAATATAGTTACCATGTGCAAACCAGAAGAAGGGAGGAGTGGAACCATACCATCAACCATATCTTTAGTCTTATGAAGAAGAAATGTCCCAGAAAGGATTGTCACAAAACCACACATCTCTGTCACAATTTGAGTTGGATTTTGACGATCCCAGTCCTGCAAGCAAGTAGTATTAGTAGTACAATATCTGTGAGCATTGTCACTAACTCTATACGATAAAACCGACGGTTTATCAAGTTTAACAGAAACATTTGTTGACTATAAACATACATTAGATAATTTACAGACTAGACGTCTGAACTCAAGATGGCATAGTAGTGACCATGGCACCGAGTGCTGACTAAAAGGCTTGAAACAAGAAGATGGATTATTGATTAAATGAACTTTACAAATGTTGTGTAGCCCCATGGACAATAGCCAAATCAACTGAAAAGATAATTACAAAGTTAAGCAGTCATTTCCAGATGACAAAGAATCGATAATTGGATTGTCCTAGACTTATAAAAACACTAATATGGCATAGATCATGATAGGTGAGCTCTTGGTTCCAtgagttcagtttcagataataAAAATGCTAATCCCAAAAATTCTCTCAAACGGAAAATTGGTAGGCAATTACATATTTGGGTAACATTGCTGCTCTTTACTCAGACCTCATTCAATAACTGTGTCCAACTTTGTTGAGACAAGATAGCTGCTAAAAGGCACTTCAGCAAGTAGCAATTCTAAAAGAAATTCACTGCATACTTAGTATAAGCAAGCACTACTTGATCTCATGTTAAACTTGCAATTAAACAAGTAGACTAAGCAGCACCATCTAGAGCACCATAAAAAAAACTACAAGCCCAAATATGTTACCTTGAACATTATGACGCTAGCCAGTATTGTTAGTGATGTAAACATAGTATAGTATATTGGTGAAACAACTGCCGTATTGAATGTGTCAAGAGCCTGCAAAAGCAAACATAGTAGGTTGAATAATgtacaaaacaccaagcataagtTTGTAACAAGCAGAATCATGTACTCAGATACTAATATCAATAGCATGCCAGTGCCCATTATGGCAGATTAAAGATGTACTCCCTCTGCAACTTTTTATAAGATGTTTTTAGAGTCCATGACAATGTCATGGAAATGTCTTATATTAAGTTACAGAGGGAGTAATAATTTGCAGTACTAAAGTTATTTAGCAGATATTGAAGTACGATCACTAAGCAACGGAAGAACCATCGGCAAAGAAATTATTGTTACCTTGTTCAGATAGTTCATCTGTGTTAATATACATGCAACAACAATAATTGCGAACAACCATGTCTGTGGATAGATTAGCTGGTTTATCCCAGAAAAGGTCAGTTTCAAGGCTATACCAAGAGCTTTCACGCTCATGACCTGTCAAGTAAATAAAAATAATCAAAATTCGAGCATAATTAATCAATAGTATCACGTGAATAAACATTGAGCTAGTTATTCGTAAGTAGAACGGAGACATACCGATAGAGATCCTACAAGTGAACAAACACCAATATAAACCATGATATGTGTCTGACCATACTGTGGGATATAACGGAATATGAGCACAAAAGTTGCAGCAAGCACGATTGTCGCATAAAATAAAAATGCTGCAAGAAAACACAAAAATATTGGTACTTTATAAGACAAATAGGCAAAGCATGGTTGCTAATCAGGGAAAGAAAGGAAAGTACCTGGTTCTGTAGCAAGATCCCACACTTCTGCGACAGACTCAATTTCACGCTCCTGGGGGGCATGAAGCACAATAGTTGTTGAACCCACGACACAAAGAACACATCCAAGTATACCAAATATATGTAGCTTCTCCTTTAACATAATGTCTGCAAGAACGGCGCTGTGCGAGAAATACGTTAGTTAGAATGACCACAGATTTTCACAATTGTCAGCACTCAGCAGCTGAACATCTCAAGATTTATCATTAAGGACCTGACTTCTGGCTTTTACCTAATGATGATGCTAAGTGCACCAAGTGGAGTGACGAGTATAGCAGGAGCAAATGCATATGCTGCAAAGTTAGCAACTTCTCCAACGATCACTGGGAAACAGCACTGAATACTGTCAGGATCACATTGTTAAGTAGAAGCAGTACATGAAGATCCACTTGTATCAGAGAGATGCACTTACTTGTAATCATTCCTGCCCACCATAATGGTTCATACAAATAAGAGTACCCACCAACCCCTGCCATACACAGCAAATTTGTGGGTAACAGTCAGCGAGAATAAACTGTTTTGGGCTTATAAACAGAATCATCTAGTTGAACATAATTAAATAGCTTAAGAACTAAAATCTTCAGAATCATTGCTCGGGCCAATTTTGGTAATTGCTCTGCACATACTTGAAGCCAAGAACAGCTCTCAAAAATCAAAATGACAGAATGCTAACTTTTACCGTATTTGGAAGAATTAACTAGCAAGGTCATTCTCCACTAAATTGAACTAGTACATAAAAAAATTAATGTACTCGATTGGCTGAACAATGAGATGAGAACCAGACTACAGTGCAACCGTGTAAAGCACAATGCAGAATAAAAGCAATACCGACATTGTTACGGCACCGTTGGCTACAAACTCCAGCATATGTGAACTCCCAACATCTAAATCGGCGTCAACATTATCAGCCTAAACTCTGACGCACTCACCCTATCCCTAACCCCATTACATGTCCACTGTTCCAACATGGATTTCAGCTGGAATGGGGATCTAAGCATAATCAGGCACCAGCGTCTGTCAGCTCAGATCAGAGCACCAACCAGGGCAAACAAATAACACACTTAGGAGATCGACAGGCAAGGCAATGATGTCTCGATGGTAAGCAGCGCAATTAGGTCACCTGCGCGGACGCCGGACGCGCCGGCCTTCCTGAGCCCCTTCTTCTTGACGATGAAGCTGGTGCCGATGAAGACGCTGGAGGAGAGCGCGAGCACCAGCCCCTTGATGTTGTCCGTGGACATCCCCGTGTAGGACTCCACCCAGctgccgccgcccgagccggcgGCCGCCGAAGTGGACGTTTCCGCCGCCATGCCTCCCGCGGGCGCAGGAATTCCCGAGAAACCCTCCCTCCGTCCCGTGTGCCCCGCCGCTAGATCGCGCCGTGCGAGATCCCGATGCGGCGAGCGGTGGGAGGCGtcgggcgcggggggttcggctCACCGCTCCGGCCAGGTCACGACCGCCTCGCGCAGACGCTCCGCATTCGCGGTGTTTTCGGCTGTGGGGGGAGAGGAGAGCGAATCGGACGCAGAcaacggcgacggcgacggcgacgccGGCGAGGAGGTAACGGGTGAAGGGGaaggttgcgcgagtccacgccGCGCGGATATGTTCGGGTGTGGACTGGCTAGTGCCTAGTTGGCGAGCCGGTCTTGCTTAGCATCGAGGCAAGCGGCATCGGCTTGTGACCAAGATTTGCTTGCCAATGAATTTAAAAAAAAAAAAGAATTGCTTGCCAATGCAtttcaaagaaaaaaaaagattTGCTTGCCAATGCTACTTTTCTTTTAGCATCAGTACACTCActcctatgaacgcacacacgcacaccctatccCTATAAGCACCTCGACTGAGCCGGcacatcatcttgagatttacgaagtcaccgtaggcaccTTGTCATCGACGGGAATGTCTCCTCCCGCTaaaagcgcatcgccggaaatcctgaaataaattcaaaaataatgcaagcaccaggatttgaacactggtgggttggggataccactgttcacctaaccatctcaaccacaggttgatttGCGCTTACCAATGATACTTGCAGTTTCTTTCCTAGTAATAATATTTAGGCAGGAAATGATAGTTTGTGTAATGAAGTTTATGGAGGGATTAGACGTGGAGAATAGATTTTTACTCTCATTTATTTTCTTGGTATACGAagaaaactactccctccgttttaaaatagatgactcaactttatactaactttagtCATGGGAGTAATACGGAATAAAAGTCTATTTTGAAACGGAGAGAATAATACGGAATAAAAGTCTGATCACATGAGAAGAAAATGATGGAAGTTGGCTTCTGAATCTCTTGTCCCCCTTTCGATTTAAACTCCCGATCCCTTTAACCAATCAATGTACTTTTAATCTCGTCGTCCTTCAATTTGCAGTTCTCGTCTTTAATTCCCACGAACTAAGCAAGGTGTAGAGCACTTTGATTTATAATTTAAAAATATAAATTTGGCGGCTTTGGTGGATGGCTTCAACAAATGATCGAGCAAACGATACGACTCTAGTGTGGGCGACAAAACCAAGCTTTAGTCCAGTCCCAGAAACCAAGACTGGAATTCGAGCTGCACTGGCGACCATTGCTGGCGAGATACCGGGCCCGATCTCCACACTTGATTCCAGTACTATGTCCTCGCCATTGGCTATGAGTTAGCAGAGTGGCCTCGGAGTGTTGTGATGTTCTTTTCTTGTTAGAGTCCAAAAGGCTCTGCTCGATGTTTCCTTCTTTCCGGTTACAGCTGGCCCATGCGTTGTGAACTCATGTGGTACTTGGGTTTTGGGTTCCTTTTCAATGAACTAGAACAATGCCCATGCATTGCAACGGGATATAAATATTCTGGTACGTTAGCTTGTGATTTATCTGTCAATAATAATGCGATTGTGTAAGTAAATGCTCATCAAATGATAGTGAATTACCTTATATTTTGATTAGAAGTTTGGTAAGTAAAGTAAGTGAAATTGGTTCAAAAGATAAGGAAATTAAAGTGATTGATtatcatatactccctccgttcttaaatatttgtctttctagacttttcaaatgactactatatacggatgtatgtagatatattttagagtgtagattcactcagtttgcttcgtatgtagtcacttgttgaaatgcctagaaagacaagtatttaggaacggagggagtatatggaaGTTGGACGAAGGGGTGGTGGGAAGAAAAGTGAAATGGGAACCTTACGTTCTTTTTAAGTACTAATAAATAAtttttacctaataataaagcaaattgggtttctttcgtccgtcatgacatttttcagaaaagtccctctatttcagagaattcaacccgcagtcctgttttaagttaaaacgaatcattattttcgtattttacacaaaagtccctaccttttcttgaaatcaacccgccgtctggatttaagtcacac from Triticum urartu cultivar G1812 chromosome 3, Tu2.1, whole genome shotgun sequence encodes:
- the LOC125545646 gene encoding probable magnesium transporter NIPA4, with the translated sequence MAAETSTSAAAGSGGGSWVESYTGMSTDNIKGLVLALSSSVFIGTSFIVKKKGLRKAGASGVRAGVGGYSYLYEPLWWAGMITMIVGEVANFAAYAFAPAILVTPLGALSIIISAVLADIMLKEKLHIFGILGCVLCVVGSTTIVLHAPQEREIESVAEVWDLATEPAFLFYATIVLAATFVLIFRYIPQYGQTHIMVYIGVCSLVGSLSVMSVKALGIALKLTFSGINQLIYPQTWLFAIIVVACILTQMNYLNKALDTFNTAVVSPIYYTMFTSLTILASVIMFKDWDRQNPTQIVTEMCGFVTILSGTFLLHKTKDMVDGLPPTLPIRIPKHGDENGYASEGIPLRSAAEGLPLRSPRAAE